Proteins encoded within one genomic window of Vairimorpha necatrix chromosome 3, complete sequence:
- a CDS encoding haloacid dehalogenase-like hydrolase (had) superfamily protein, with translation MTIPCKIQKYITIHHDSLAKYKESLRADKNEPVFLFDIDDTLYKMSSELHKAEFNSWKNVFNKLNSPRITEKGFWEVLKSSPMTGAGILQMFNKTAKEAEDMRGHFEYKNFINKDFILREALSNIKYKKYCFTNNTKLRSQSILQCLGIEDCFDGIICIDDTEMGTKGKPFNYAYEFIIELLNLKDNQNVYFFDDSDCNIEKAKEYYWNCYKIERNTNLVDILKKINRDLKVAGEH, from the coding sequence ATGACCATACCAtgtaaaattcaaaaatatattacaatTCATCATGACAGTTTAGCAAAATACAAAGAATCTTTAAGAGCAGATAAAAACGAACcagtatttttatttgatattgATGATACTTTGTACAAGATGAGCTCCGAATTACATAAAGCCGAATTTAACTCGTggaaaaatgtttttaataaacttaATAGCCCGAGAATCACTGAAAAGGGCTTCTGGGAGGTTTTGAAAAGTAGTCCGATGACAGGTGCTGgaattttacaaatgttTAACAAAACGGCCAAAGAAGCTGAAGATATGCGAGGACATTtcgaatataaaaattttatcaataaagACTTTATTTTAAGAGAAGCTCTATCGaacattaaatataaaaagtattgTTTTACCAATAACACAAAATTAAGATCTCAATCAATTTTACAATGTTTAGGAATAGAAGACTGTTTTGATGGTATCATCTGTATCGATGATACTGAAATGGGTACAAAAGGTAAACCATTTAATTACGCTTACGAATTTATAATCGAACTTTTAAATCTTAAAGATAACCagaatgtttatttttttgatgatAGCGATTGCAATATTGAAAAAGCTAAAGAGTATTATTGGAattgttataaaattgaaagaAATACGAATCTTgtagatattttaaaaaaaataaatcggGACTTAAAGGTGGCAGGTGAACATTAA
- a CDS encoding putative endonuclease/exonuclease/phosphatase family protein: MILVLLIGNAFSFIISKYDPNLLSGQKEISGFLKDHSKTVDVKSFGDISIITYNMEKKTHFNSNEQTNDLIKLIDNTHVPILCLQEVDEDQLKDLRSRILPHYGIVEGETSKVISPTNGNTTFDPILYDTEELRVLNSGVFKTNDTLVKNAFASWALFKMIKKDIEFIVININLYSTKSLVDSLELSSILYDINNTEAIKNKVIIMGGTINALSDNTKTLLNKKFVKLSNFNKSENESKNTMNTYMDVRNNTERDYIVALNTSTMKVQPVYSAVLRKFKNGARFPVHSIANLASN, translated from the coding sequence ATGATATTAGTACTATTAATAGGCAATGCTTTCTCGTTTATAATCTCGAAATATGATCCAAATCTACTTAGTGGACAAAAAGAGATCTCAGGATTCTTAAAAGATCATAGCAAGACTGTGGATGTTAAATCTTTTGGAGATATATCTATTATAACTTACAATATGGAAAAGAAAACGCATTTTAATTCTAATGAACAAACtaatgatttaataaagcTAATTGATAACACACATGTGCCAATATTGTGCCTTCAGGAAGTTGATGAAGACCAACTTAAAGATTTGAGGAGTAGGATACTGCCTCATTATGGCATTGTTGAAGGTGAAACATCTAAAGTTATTAGTCCTACCAATGGAAACACGACATTCGACCCGATTTTATACGACACTGAAGAATTACGAGTTCTCAATTCCggagtttttaaaacaaatgaTACGTTAGTTAAAAATGCTTTTGCTTCGTGGGCGTTGTTTAAAATGATTAAGAAAGATATTGAATTTATagttattaatataaatctttacAGCACTAAATCTTTGGTTGACTCTCTTGAGCTTTCATCAATTTTGtatgatataaataatactgaagctattaaaaataaggtAATAATAATGGGCGGTACTATAAATGCCTTATCTGACAATACTAAAACGttacttaataaaaaatttgttaagTTGAGTAATTTCAATAAATCAGAAAATGAATCGAAGAATACAATGAATACTTATATGGATGTACGAAATAATACAGAAAGAGACTATATTGTAGCTTTAAATACTAGTACCATGAAAGTACAACCTGTATACAGTGCGGTAttgagaaaatttaaaaatggcGCTAGATTTCCTGTTCACAGTATTGCTAACCTTGCtagtaattaa
- a CDS encoding ribosomal protein eL24, translating to MIDGISIYSGRAIPKGSSTVRITNDGKQQLTANKKERSLISRKINPKLVKWTIPSRVVRKKHELFTSSQKNIPRPARIERGFRNISADLLK from the coding sequence ATGATAGACGGAATTTCAATTTATTCAGGAAGAGCAATCCCAAAAGGATCATCCACTGTAAGAATTACCAATGATGGTAAACAACAACTCACTGccaataaaaaagagaGATCTCTCATTTCTAGAAAAATCAATCCTAAATTAGTAAAATGGACAATACCAAGTAGAGTAGTGAGAAAGAAACACGAATTATTTACTTCATCACAGAAGAATATTCCCAGACCAGCTAGAATTGAAAGAGGATTTAGGAATATTAGTGCGGATTtacttaaataa
- a CDS encoding serine/threonine-protein phosphatase 4 catalytic subunit (PP4C) produces the protein MYKKCINKILSLTLLTTNEIQEICEKAIEVLIKESNLPNVQSPVLVCGDIHGQIYDLVEVFKMEGDPSKQKFIFLGNYVDRGENSTECIFLLLIYKILYPENIYLIRGNHEQKTVSKSYGLYDEILKKYDVYIWRLLCEVFSFFNVGCIVDGRIFCVHGGISPKTMSVNKLKRIDRFVLDTSDIYEDILCSDPHDEEGFKSNKQGIGSLYGADVANSFLECNDLTNIIRSHQFAFEGYKFHFPNRNAVTVWGAPDFLGKFGNPGSFMRVKEDLVISTRRLCIYNYATRSVASLEALYDEKY, from the coding sequence ATGTacaaaaaatgtataaacAAGATTCTTTCTTTAACTCTTTTAACTACTAATGAAATTCAAGAAATTTGTGAAAAGGCGATAGAAGTTCTTATTAAAGAATCAAATTTGCCAAATGTACAAAGTCCAGTTCTTGTTTGTGGTGACATACATGGTCAAATTTACGATCTAGTagaagtatttaaaatggAAGGAGATCCGAGTAAACAAAAGTTCATTTTCCTTGGTAATTACGTAGACAGAGGAGAAAACTCAACTGAATGcatttttcttctattaatttataaaattttatatccagaaaatatttatcttatTAGAGGAAATCACGAACAGAAAACTGTCTCAAAAAGTTATGGGTTGTATGacgaaatattaaaaaagtacGATGTTTATATTTGGAGACTTCTCTGTGAAgtatttagtttttttaatgttggTTGTATTGTTGATGGTAGAATATTCTGCGTCCACGGAGGAATTAGTCCTAAGACGATGTCagttaataaattaaaacgAATTGACAGGTTTGTGCTTGACACTTCAGATATTTACGAAGATATTCTTTGCAGTGATCCACACGACGAAGAAGGCTTTAAAAGTAACAAACAAGGTATAGGCAGTTTATATGGGGCAGATGTAGcaaatagttttttagaatGTAATGATTTGACGAATATTATAAGAAGTCATCAATTTGCTTTTGAAggttataaatttcattttcccAATAGAAATGCAGTGACTGTCTGGGGAGCTCCAGATTTTTTAGGGAAATTTGGAAATCCGGGGAGTTTTATGAGAGTCAAAGAAGATTTGGTCATTTCAACTCGAAGATTGTGCATTTACAATTACGCAACTCGGAGTGTAGCAAGCCTTGAAGCGCTTTATGAtgagaaatattaa
- a CDS encoding KTI12-like protein: MPVLIFLNDTKHLLPQLTSSLSSFDIEIHKDNFLSTRSLLSNMSSTKLYILLNCDLKPHRYEIYCLAKKQESAYCILSTEPLSGAKHDNPHILINSEILNEPLLNEIMTCLNRKLVPTTAHKKKIVNDNNYLSSVKVLINKVNDECTGTLKTVKKDCEHKLLKMLNINPIDIKEIEELYKKMLEEASC; the protein is encoded by the coding sequence ATGCcagttttaatttttttaaatgatacCAAACATTTGCTTCCTCAATTAACTTCTTCTCTTTCCTCTTTTGATATAGAAATTCATAAAGATAATTTCCTTTCTACTAGAAGTTTATTGTCTAACATGTCTTCCACTAAGCTTTACATTCTTCTCAATTGTGATCTGAAACCCCACAGatatgaaatttattgtCTTGCTAAAAAGCAGGAGTCTGCCTATTGTATTTTGTCCACTGAGCCGCTTAGCGGAGCCAAACATGACAATCCTCATATTCTCATAAATagtgaaattttaaatgagCCGTTattaaatgaaataatGACATGTCTCAATAGAAAGTTGGTACCGACCACGGCacacaaaaagaaaattgtCAATGACAATAATTATCTCTCTTCTGTCAAAGTTCTTATTAATAAAGTTAATGACGAATGTACTGGGACATTAAAAACAGTAAAGAAAGACTGCGAGCAcaaattattgaaaatgTTAAATATCAATCCAAttgatattaaagaaatagaggaattatataaaaagatgCTTGAAGAAGCGTCTtgttaa
- a CDS encoding DNA repair helicase RAD25, with protein MNNVLLPKKAQKHQFPTEELILKENHQDHTLWINYDALIILETFKNNSTQASHFLIAIAEPVSRPKYIHEYQLTSYSLYAAVSVGLSTDDILTTLSHFSKNFMPRSVKNFIIECTLSYGKIKLLIRFSKYFIEASNKEILNKLLNDQVIRNNLTISEDNVEVTNVELIKKRCIEIDYPLIEEYDFRNDDTLENLEIDLKPSTIIRSYQETCLNKMFCNGRARSGIIVLPCGSGKTLVGITALTTIKKSCLILCTSAVSVEQWKQQNMFFTNINGESICRFTSDHKEWFTKKSGILITTYTMLAYNGKRSAEAQKIMDNIQNTEWGLLLLDEVHVVPAMMFRKVISLVTHHCKLGLTATLVREDDKIEDLNFLIGPKLYEADWQDLSARGHIAKVECFEVWCGMTGDFYREYLIQNSRKKRLLSIMNPTKFQVCEYLINMHEAKGDKIIVFSDSVAALKSYALKLGKPYIYGPTGQTERMRILKQFQTNPLINTIFLSKVGDTSIDLPEATCLIQISSHFGSRRQEAQRLGRILRAKRRNDPDFKVFFYSLVSKDTDEMFYSSKRQQFLVDQGYSFNILTEINDIQKNEKRVYKTRSQQKELLVSVLLSSDKELESEENEEDKEDVGVYSGLLKGSTGIDGMAYMETNERKSLGKNKKAKK; from the coding sequence ATGAATAATGTCTTGCTGCCAAAAAAAGCTCAGAAGCATCAATTCCCTACAGAAGAATTGATTTTAAAGGAAAATCACCAAGACCACACTCTTTGGATAAATTATGATGCATTGATAATCTTagaaacttttaaaaacaattcaACTCAGGCTagtcattttttaatcgcGATCGCGGAGCCAGTAAGCAGGCCGAAATATATTCATGAATATCAATTAACTTCATATTCTTTATATGCCGCTGTAAGTGTCGGTTTATCTactgacgatattttgaCAACTTTATCacatttttcaaaaaattttatgccCAGAtctgtaaaaaattttattattgaatGTACGTTAAGTTACGGGAAAATTAAACTATTAATACGAtttagtaaatattttatagaagcttctaataaagaaatcttgaataaacttttaaatGACCAagttattagaaataatttgacTATTAGTGAAGATAATGTGGAAGTTACAAACGtagaattaataaaaaagagatgTATAGAAATTGACTATCCATTAATTGAAGAATACGATTTTAGAAATGATGACactttagaaaatttagaaatagaTTTGAAGCCTTCTACTATTATTAGATCTTACCAGGAAACATgtctaaataaaatgttttgtaATGGAAGAGCTAGATCAGGAATTATTGTTTTGCCCTGTGGCTCTGGTAAAACACTCGTAGGAATAACTGCGCTGactactataaaaaaatcatgtCTAATTTTGTGTACATCTGCTGTCTCTGTAGAACAGTGGAAGCAGCagaatatgttttttactaatataAACGGCGAGAGTATTTGTAGATTCACGTCAGACCACAAGGAATggtttacaaaaaaaagtgGAATATTAATTACTACTTACACCATGTTGGCATATAACGGGAAAAGATCAGCAGAGGCGCAAAAGATCATGGACAATATTCAAAATACTGAATGGGGCCTTCTTCTCCTGGACGAAGTACATGTAGTCCCTGCTATGATGTTTAGAAAAGTTATATCACTCGTGACTCATCATTGTAAATTGGGCCTAACTGCCACTTTGGTCAGGGAAGACGACAAAATCGAAGACTTAAATTTCCTCATCGGCCCAAAACTCTACGAGGCGGATTGGCAAGATTTAAGCGCAAGAGGCCATATAGCAAAAGTAGAATGTTTCGAAGTTTGGTGTGGAATGACAGGAGATTTTTATAGAGAATATCTTATACAAAATAGTCGAAAGAAAAGACTTTTGTCGATTATGAATCCTACTAAATTCCAAGTCTgtgaatatttaattaatatgcACGAAGCCAAAGGCGACAAAATTATCGTCTTTTCTGACAGCGTCGCAGCTTTGAAATCATACGCCCTGAAACTTGGTAAGCCGTACATTTACGGGCCTACTGGACAAACAGAAAGAATGAGAATTCTAAAACAATTTCAAACAAATCCTTTAATAAACACAATATTCCTTAGTAAAGTCGGAGATACGTCAATTGATTTACCAGAAGCCACTTGTCTTATCCAAATATCTTCTCATTTTGGATCAAGAAGACAAGAAGCGCAAAGACTTGGGCGTATTCTCCGTGCAAAAAGGAGAAATGATCCGGATTTTAAAGTGTTTTTCTATTCTTTGGTTAGCAAAGACACAGATGAAATGTTCTATTCCTCAAAAAGGCAGCAATTTCTAGTAGACCAAGGCTATTCCTTCAATATCTTGACTGAAATAAACgacatacaaaaaaatgaaaaaagagTCTACAAGACGAGATCGCAAcaaaaagaattattagTATCAGTTCTTTTATCATCAGATAAAGAATTAGAGAGTGAAGAGAACGAAGAAGACAAAGAAGATGTAGGTGTGTATTCTGGGTTATTAAAAGGCTCTACTGGTATTGACGGAATGGCTTACATGGAGACGAATGAAAGAAAAAGCCTtgggaaaaataaaaaagcaaagaaataa
- a CDS encoding alpha/beta-hydrolases superfamily protein produces the protein MIYILRNNVLQLMNVNRLGLLILYMIYYLLKTGKRHFLQYHKSKENYIKKMKCLHQQYKTNFITSFGVLQSYLQLYRIVQPIKRKSYRLKVPYDGEIVLDVCENTNDLKKNVLLIHGFNGSSNSKYIIGLSHHFENEGYKIFCFNARGTKEILNNSIFFHIGWTLDLTVAIEFILHNFSGSLEIYGFSMGANWVTKYLGKENLNPRIIKGGAICLPFDFYEIEKWMKNEKWVYKKRLFNRLLAYNFCKYIRRNKETFKNAANLDLIFKCKSLREIDKLLTKKIFNIKNLSKYYKKESAVKHLKNIKVPFLILNSSDDPIIPEFIINKKECQKNKNILLIINPWGGHLGFLKNNLRQSLADEIILEFSKYFN, from the coding sequence ATGATATACATTTTACGGAATAATGTTTTACAGCTGATGAATGTCAACAGACTCGGtctattaattttatacatgatttattatttgcTAAAAACTGGTAAAAGGCATTTTCTACAATACCATAAAagtaaagaaaattatattaaaaaaatgaaatgttTACATCAACAATACAAgacaaattttattacaagTTTTGGGGTTTTACAATCTTATTTACAACTTTATAGGATAGTTCAGCCTATAAAAAGGAAAAGTTATCGGCTTAAAGTTCCGTATGATGGAGAAATTGTACTTGATGTGTGCGAAAACACgaatgatttaaaaaagaatgttTTACTAATTCATGGGTTTAATGGGTCAAGtaattctaaatatatCATTGGCCTATCTCATCATTTTGAAAATGAAGgctataaaatattctgTTTCAATGCCAGAGGTACTAaggaaattttaaacaattcgatattttttcatattggCTGGACTTTGGATTTGACCGTGGCtatagaatttattttacataattttaGTGGTTCCTTGGAAATCTACGGATTTAGTATGGGAGCCAATTGGGTCACGAAATATTTAGGCAAAGAAAACCTAAATCCACGAATTATCAAAGGCGGAGCAATTTGTCTTCCTTTCGATTTTTACGAAATCGAAAAATGGatgaaaaatgaaaaatgggtatataaaaaaagacttTTTAACAGGCTCTTGGCCTacaatttttgtaaatatatcAGGCGCAACAAAGagacatttaaaaatgcagcgaatttagatttaatttttaagtgTAAATCATTAAGagaaattgataaattattaacaaaaaaaattttcaatataaaaaatttatcaaaatattataaaaaagagtcAGCAGtgaaacatttaaaaaatattaaagtaccatttttaatattaaattctaGTGATGATCCTATAATTCCAgagtttattattaataaaaaagaatgtcaaaaaaataaaaatattttattgattataAATCCATGGGGAGGACATTTAGGATTTCTTAAGAATAATTTGAGACAATCACTGGCTgatgaaataattttagaatttagtaaatattttaattaa
- a CDS encoding cullin-like protein, which yields MNIGKIYLTEIQFEKMWSLIHYELDLLYNNKKCSALIIYNNVYIICTSTSHKFVEDLYWKIGDFLYEILKANKHKIFESDRWISEYTIFYKKYLAFVKSINELADYLNQYITTKSIYNFAFLLWERCILQKCFKYKKINLGEHIIFHDNPEEIKICIESLKNIIVDPKMPLLYYSERYEKYAFSNIIDKCTDFVKKSKKDDIFEYLESVNIFIKNERVRRKNIFLEESWNKLDLIIEDILIVQKKKWIKNEIYKILIEHNLPVEILNTIRNSMTDNKKSFSSDDFIPGTRNGNAPQVKSNRINDFKKETNLQSNCKTISNFTKNEMTHFPLNDFYALFSSNIQNLYTYTTPALKQMKIITKHLSIVKFSSDILESVLLKFLTNQILSFNHLLDKNIETLYIFYTLFNHVVKVGFHNSKMYNLILKKKLKEVYNSLNPSLSTRLIKFSNLIISGDCVLEKKYVTLRKGFIDFYARSEICNFNEEEGIDYWGDNESSSSSNNEEILEVNYEEIIPFDNPEKLKSKEEPPMKNQVYTHKRNVSLPDLSKAPNVSYKDSALLRVFVYLYDLVDDKIDFFKKYLREVSRRVLLYEVNYYKELEIFTLLTCEDRDLKLKGEIMFSEMKDFTSTKSGIILLTESAWALDIENINIKIPAIFTDKMKNVEKSRVNWAWEYSVVVIELGDKEFRLNFLQYIIINLFNNYKFITKLIIKNETGMTQSLLEITVKSLITSKLLIAENDKFILNCKSETTNVVDYFIKEDLNKEHEIDKEMYYLCKISNTMKKYKNMSESDTLKTIKEMHTDKFIFSNDNFSSSVKILIEKGIIEKCEGTLKYIP from the coding sequence atgaacattggaaaaatttatttgacaGAAATACAATTTGAGAAAATGTGGAGTTTAATACATTATGAATTGGACTTGTTATACAATAACAAGAAATGTAGTGCATTAATTATCTACAACAATGTATACATTATTTGTACATCAACTTCTCACAAATTTGTAGAAGATTTGTATTGGAAAATAGGAGATTTTCTctatgaaattttaaaagccAATAagcataaaatttttgagtCAGATAGATGGATTAGTGaatatacaatattttataaaaaatatttagccTTTGTTAAAAGTATAAATGAACTTGCTGATTatttaaatcaatatataACAACAAAATCTATATACAACTTTGCCTTTTTACTTTGGGAGAGAtgtattttacaaaaatgtttcaaatataaaaaaattaatttaggagaacatataatttttcatgATAATccagaagaaataaaaatatgtatagaaagtttaaaaaatataattgtagATCCGAAAATGCcacttttatattattcagaaagatatgaaaaatatgctttttctaatataattGATAAATGCACAgattttgttaaaaaatctaaaaaagatgatatctttgaatatttagaaagtgtaaatatttttataaaaaatgaaagagttagaagaaaaaatatttttttagaagaaTCTTGGAACAAGttagatttaataattgaagatattttaattgtacaaaaaaagaaatggATAAAAAACgagatttataaaatattaattgaaCATAATTTACCagtagaaatattaaatacaatTAGAAATAGCATGactgataataaaaaatcttttagtTCAGATGATTTTATTCCAGGTACTAGAAATGGGAATGCTCCCCAAGTTAAGAGTAATAGAattaatgattttaaaaaagaaacaaatttacaatcaaattgtaaaacaatttctaattttacaAAGAACGAAATGACTCATTTCCCcttaaatgatttttatgcTTTATTTTCTAGTAATATTCAGAATTTATACACTTACACTACGCCTGCTTTAAaacaaatgaaaattatcaCGAAACATTTAtcaattgtaaaattttcttctgatattttagaaagtgtattactaaaatttttaactaaTCAAATATTAAGTTTTAATCATTTacttgataaaaatattgagactttgtacattttttatacattgTTCAATCATGTAGTCAAGGTAGGATTTCATAATTCTAAGATGTACAATTTAATTCTTAAGAAAAAGTTAAAAGAAGTTTATAATTCTCTTAATCCTTCATTAAGTACTAGACTTATCAAGTTtagtaatttaattatttctgGAGATTGtgtattagaaaaaaaatacgtAACTTTAAGAAAAGgatttattgatttttacgCTAGAAGTgaaatttgtaattttaatgAAGAAGAAGGCATTGATTATTGGGGAGACAATGAGTCATCGTCAAGTTCTAataatgaagaaattttagaaGTTAATtatgaagaaataataCCATTTGATAATCCAGAGaaattaaaatctaaaGAAGAACCTCCAATGAAAAATCAAGTTTACACACATAAACGAAATGTAAGTCTACCTGATTTATCAAAGGCACCAAATGTTTCGTATAAAGACAGTGCGCTTCTTAGAGTGTTCGTTTATCTTTACGATTTGGTAGATGataaaatagatttttttaaaaaatatcttcgCGAAGTAAGTCGTCGAGTTCTTTTGTATGAGGTGAATTATTACAAAGAATTAGAGATTTTTACATTATTGACATGTGAAGATCGAGATTTAAAACTTAAAGGAGAAATCATGTTTAGTGAAATGAAAGATTTTACTAGTACAAAATCAggtataattttattaacaGAATCTGCCTGGGCCTTggatattgaaaatattaatattaaaattccTGCTATTTTTACAGATAAAATGAAGAATGTAGAAAAAAGTAGAGTAAATTGGGCTTGGGAATACAGCGTAGTTGTTATAGAATTAGGAGATAAAGAGTTTAGACTTAATTTTCTACAAtacataattattaatttatttaataactataaatttataacaaaattaataattaaaaatgagaCAGGCATGACTCAATCTCTTTTAGAAATTACAGtaaaatctttaataacttccaaattattaatcgctgaaaatgataaatttattttaaattgcAAATCAGAGACTACAAATGTAGTggattattttattaaagaagaTCTAAATAAAGAACATGAGATTGATAAAGAAATGTATTACCTCTGTAAAATATCTAAtacaatgaaaaaatataaaaatatgtctGAGTCTGAcactttaaaaacaataaaagaaatgCACACAGACAAATTTATCTTCTCGAATGACAATTTTAGCAGTAGCGTGAAAATTCTAATAGAAAAAGgaattatagaaaaatgtGAAGGTAccttaaaatatattccaTAA